One region of Roseicitreum antarcticum genomic DNA includes:
- a CDS encoding Gfo/Idh/MocA family protein: MTSTIRWGILGAAKIAQTQVAPAIQAARDATLAALATSTPAKAAPFAALAPGLTVHDSYDALLADPDIDAIYIPLPNHLHIEWTLKAIAAGKHVLCEKPIALQTAEIDQLIAARDAAGVVVAEAFMVANHPQLHKVRALLDAGAIGRLCHIEGAFTYNNPDPANIRNNAEAGGGGLRDIGVYPCITARLATGQEPTALRADIQYEGGVDTFARVWADFDGFTMSFYCGMRQGRYQHMLFHGSDGWISLSAPFNAQAYGDCRVEWQEADGITRIERFNSTAQYTDMIEAFGDAIRTGAPLACPLEVSRGNQAMIDGIFAAGDA, translated from the coding sequence ATGACCAGTACCATCCGATGGGGCATTCTTGGCGCCGCCAAGATCGCACAGACGCAGGTTGCCCCGGCGATCCAGGCCGCGCGGGACGCCACGCTGGCCGCGCTGGCCACCAGCACCCCGGCAAAGGCCGCGCCCTTTGCCGCCCTCGCCCCCGGCCTGACGGTCCACGACAGCTACGACGCCCTCCTTGCCGACCCGGACATCGACGCGATCTACATCCCGCTGCCCAACCACCTGCATATCGAATGGACGCTGAAGGCCATCGCAGCGGGCAAGCATGTGTTGTGCGAAAAACCCATCGCGCTGCAAACCGCCGAGATCGACCAGCTCATCGCCGCGCGTGATGCTGCGGGCGTTGTCGTGGCCGAGGCCTTCATGGTCGCCAACCATCCGCAATTGCACAAGGTGCGCGCGCTGCTGGACGCAGGCGCCATCGGCCGCCTGTGTCACATCGAGGGCGCATTCACCTATAACAACCCCGACCCCGCCAATATCCGCAACAATGCCGAAGCCGGCGGTGGCGGCCTACGCGACATCGGCGTCTATCCCTGCATCACCGCACGTCTGGCCACCGGGCAAGAGCCGACTGCCCTGCGTGCCGACATCCAGTATGAGGGTGGCGTGGACACTTTTGCCCGCGTCTGGGCCGACTTCGACGGCTTCACCATGTCGTTCTATTGCGGCATGCGGCAGGGCCGTTACCAACACATGCTGTTCCACGGCAGCGACGGCTGGATCAGCCTCTCGGCGCCTTTCAACGCCCAGGCCTATGGCGATTGCCGCGTCGAATGGCAGGAAGCCGACGGCATCACACGGATCGAGCGGTTCAATTCCACCGCCCAATACACCGATATGATCGAGGCTTTCGGCGACGCCATCCGCACCGGCGCGCCGCTTGCCTGCCCGCTGGAGGTATCACGCGGCAATCAGGCGATGATCGACGGCATCTTCGCCGCCGGGGACGCCTAA
- a CDS encoding DMT family transporter, which translates to MHWLFLLGAIVAETIATSALHASQQFTRLGPSVIVVVGYAISFFLLSMTLKFMPVGVVYALWSGIGICLIALIAYLMFGQKLDLPALLGMGLILCGIIVIQVFSKTATH; encoded by the coding sequence ATGCACTGGCTGTTTCTTCTGGGCGCCATTGTCGCGGAAACCATCGCCACCAGCGCGCTGCATGCCAGCCAGCAATTCACCCGCCTCGGGCCATCGGTGATCGTGGTGGTGGGCTATGCGATCTCGTTCTTCCTGCTGTCGATGACGCTGAAATTCATGCCCGTTGGCGTGGTCTATGCGCTGTGGTCCGGCATCGGCATCTGCCTGATCGCGCTCATCGCCTATCTGATGTTCGGCCAGAAGCTGGACCTGCCCGCCCTGCTGGGCATGGGGCTGATCTTGTGCGGCATCATCGTCATTCAGGTCTTCTCGAAAACCGCGACGCATTGA
- a CDS encoding Fe-S cluster assembly transcriptional regulator IscR, giving the protein MKLSTKGRYAMISLVQLAQTPDGALTSLNEISRKQDVSLAYLEQLFVKLRRAGLVDSVRGPGGGYRLARPADAIRVSEVLSAVDETVSAMHTGGGATGAVSGSRAQSLTNRLWEGLSAHVYVFLHQTRLSDVAGNALTPCPAVPVLFEVVDE; this is encoded by the coding sequence GTGAAATTATCCACGAAAGGCCGGTATGCCATGATCTCGCTGGTGCAGCTTGCGCAGACGCCTGACGGGGCGCTGACCTCGCTCAACGAGATCTCGCGCAAGCAAGATGTGTCGCTGGCCTATCTGGAGCAGCTGTTCGTGAAGCTGCGCCGCGCCGGGCTGGTCGATTCCGTGCGCGGGCCCGGCGGTGGCTACCGGCTGGCGCGCCCGGCCGATGCGATCCGCGTATCCGAGGTGTTGTCGGCAGTGGATGAGACCGTCAGCGCCATGCATACCGGCGGCGGGGCTACGGGGGCGGTGTCGGGCAGCCGCGCGCAGTCGCTGACCAACCGCCTGTGGGAGGGGTTGTCCGCCCATGTCTATGTTTTCTTGCACCAGACCCGGCTGTCGGATGTGGCAGGCAATGCGCTGACCCCGTGCCCTGCGGTGCCCGTGTTGTTCGAGGTGGTGGACGAATGA
- a CDS encoding LysE family translocator, whose amino-acid sequence MPTEIIIVVTVLALYAAIVVSPGPNFALVSRLAISGARRAAVGATIGMACAATFYAVLSMSGLALLLTRIGWLAGAVQIAGGLFLVYLGVKSWLYRPAPDDADTLAPTQDSFARGLRLGILVNLGNPKGIAFFISLYAATIPPGTSTGAKTAILAGGFALEVLWYGLVVWLLSTEPARRAYRRFGIWIERAMGTFLILFGIRLILEKRT is encoded by the coding sequence ATGCCCACCGAGATCATCATCGTCGTTACCGTGCTGGCGCTCTACGCCGCGATTGTCGTCAGCCCGGGCCCCAATTTCGCATTGGTCTCCCGGCTGGCGATCTCAGGCGCGCGCCGGGCTGCGGTGGGTGCGACGATCGGCATGGCCTGCGCCGCCACGTTTTACGCGGTGCTCAGCATGTCCGGCCTCGCCCTGCTGCTGACCCGCATTGGCTGGCTGGCCGGGGCCGTCCAGATCGCGGGCGGGCTGTTCCTCGTCTACCTCGGGGTCAAAAGCTGGCTCTACCGCCCGGCGCCGGATGACGCGGACACGCTTGCACCCACGCAAGACAGCTTTGCCCGGGGCCTGCGGCTGGGCATTTTGGTCAATCTCGGCAACCCCAAGGGCATTGCGTTCTTCATCAGCCTTTATGCCGCGACCATCCCCCCGGGCACCTCGACGGGTGCCAAAACCGCAATCCTGGCCGGGGGCTTTGCGCTCGAAGTCCTGTGGTACGGGCTGGTTGTCTGGCTGCTGTCAACCGAACCGGCGCGCCGGGCCTACAGACGTTTCGGCATCTGGATCGAACGCGCGATGGGGACGTTCCTGATCTTGTTCGGCATCCGGCTGATCTTGGAGAAACGCACATGA
- a CDS encoding riboflavin synthase, with the protein MFTGIITDVGRIVALEQAGDLRARIGTHYDTGAVDIGASISCDGVCLTVIARGTEGGQNWFDVQISGETVSKTNLPAWAVGRPVNLERALRVGDELGGHIVSGHVDGVAEVTLIAVEGDSTRMQFRAPDALAGFIAPKGSVALNGTSLTVNEVAGATFGVNLIPHTKTVTTWGTTQVGDLINLEIDTLARYVARLQDWARADG; encoded by the coding sequence GTGTTTACTGGGATCATCACCGATGTGGGACGGATTGTGGCGCTGGAACAGGCGGGCGACCTGCGCGCGCGGATCGGCACGCACTATGACACGGGCGCGGTGGATATCGGCGCGTCCATCTCGTGCGATGGGGTCTGCCTGACGGTGATCGCGCGCGGAACGGAGGGCGGTCAGAACTGGTTTGACGTGCAGATTTCGGGCGAGACGGTGTCGAAGACCAACCTGCCTGCCTGGGCGGTGGGCCGGCCGGTCAATCTGGAACGCGCGCTGCGGGTCGGGGATGAACTGGGCGGGCATATCGTGTCGGGCCATGTGGATGGCGTGGCCGAGGTCACGCTGATCGCGGTAGAGGGCGACAGCACCCGCATGCAGTTCCGCGCCCCGGATGCGCTGGCGGGCTTCATCGCGCCCAAGGGGTCGGTCGCGCTGAACGGCACGTCGTTGACGGTGAATGAGGTGGCGGGCGCGACCTTTGGCGTCAACCTGATCCCGCATACCAAGACGGTGACGACATGGGGCACGACGCAGGTGGGTGATCTGATCAACCTGGAAATCGACACCCTTGCGCGGTATGTCGCGCGCTTGCAGGACTGGGCGCGGGCGGACGGCTGA
- the typA gene encoding translational GTPase TypA has protein sequence MDLRNIAIIAHVDHGKTTLVDELLKQSGAFRDNQAVAERAMDSNDIERERGITILAKCTSVESQGKRINIVDTPGHADFGGEVERILSMVDGVVLLVDAAEGPMPQTKFVTAKALALGLRPIVVLNKVDKQAAEPDQALDLVFDLFANLGADDDQLDFPVLYASGINGWCDKTLDGPRKGMTDLFDLILSHVPAPKQVAARHEPFRMLATTLSADPFIGRILTGRVESGTLKAGETIKALSRDGEKLEQFRVSKILAFRGLGQQPIELAEAGDIVTLAGMSKATVADTLCALELDVALPAQPIDPPTISVSFGINDSPLAGKDGAKVQSRVIRERLMKEAELNVAIKVTDTPGGDAFDVAGRGELQMGVLIENMRREGFELSIARPRVLFREVDGQRLEPIEEVTIDVDDEYTGAVIEKLTGPRKGELAEMKPAGVGKTRIIAYVPSRGLIGYHGEFLTDTRGSGVLNRVFHEWAPHKGAIPGRRAGVLISMEDGVSVPYALFNLEDRGRMFIGAQEPVYQGMIIGEHSRENDLEVNPLKGKKLTNVRASGTDEAVRLTTPITMTLEQAIAYIDDDELVEVTPKAIRLRKRHLDPHERKRASRAAG, from the coding sequence ATGGACCTTCGCAATATTGCGATTATCGCACACGTGGACCACGGCAAGACGACGCTGGTGGACGAACTACTGAAACAATCCGGCGCATTCCGCGACAATCAGGCCGTGGCCGAACGGGCCATGGACAGCAATGATATCGAGCGTGAGCGCGGCATCACCATTCTGGCGAAATGTACCAGCGTCGAGTCGCAGGGCAAACGCATCAACATCGTCGACACCCCCGGCCACGCCGATTTCGGCGGCGAGGTAGAGCGTATCTTGTCCATGGTGGACGGCGTTGTCTTGCTGGTCGATGCGGCCGAGGGCCCGATGCCCCAGACGAAATTCGTGACCGCCAAGGCGCTGGCACTGGGCCTGCGCCCCATCGTGGTGCTCAACAAGGTGGACAAACAGGCAGCCGAGCCCGATCAGGCGCTCGACCTGGTGTTCGACCTGTTCGCCAACCTCGGTGCCGACGACGATCAGCTTGATTTCCCTGTGCTTTACGCCTCGGGCATCAATGGCTGGTGCGACAAGACACTGGACGGCCCGCGCAAGGGCATGACCGATCTTTTCGACCTTATCCTCAGCCACGTCCCCGCGCCCAAACAGGTCGCGGCACGCCATGAGCCGTTCCGCATGCTGGCCACAACCCTGTCGGCCGACCCGTTCATCGGGCGCATTCTGACCGGCCGCGTCGAATCCGGCACGCTGAAAGCGGGCGAGACCATCAAGGCATTGTCGCGCGATGGCGAGAAGCTGGAGCAGTTCCGCGTCTCCAAGATCCTCGCGTTCCGTGGCCTTGGCCAGCAGCCCATCGAGCTGGCCGAGGCAGGCGACATCGTCACGCTGGCGGGCATGTCGAAGGCCACCGTGGCCGATACGCTGTGCGCGCTCGAACTCGACGTGGCGCTGCCCGCGCAGCCCATCGACCCGCCGACCATCAGCGTCAGCTTCGGCATCAATGATTCGCCGCTGGCGGGCAAGGACGGCGCCAAGGTGCAGTCCCGCGTCATCCGCGAGCGTTTGATGAAAGAAGCAGAGCTCAACGTGGCAATCAAAGTCACCGACACGCCCGGCGGCGACGCCTTCGACGTGGCCGGGCGCGGCGAATTGCAGATGGGCGTTTTGATCGAGAACATGCGCCGCGAAGGGTTCGAACTGTCGATCGCCCGCCCCCGCGTGCTGTTTCGCGAAGTAGACGGCCAGCGGCTGGAACCCATCGAGGAAGTCACCATCGACGTGGATGACGAATACACCGGCGCGGTGATCGAAAAACTGACCGGCCCGCGCAAGGGTGAACTTGCAGAGATGAAGCCTGCAGGCGTCGGCAAGACCCGGATCATCGCCTATGTCCCCTCGCGCGGGCTGATCGGCTATCACGGCGAATTCCTGACCGACACGCGCGGCTCGGGCGTGCTGAACCGTGTGTTCCACGAATGGGCACCGCACAAAGGGGCCATTCCGGGCCGCCGTGCGGGCGTTCTGATCTCGATGGAAGACGGGGTTTCGGTGCCCTACGCGCTCTTCAACCTCGAAGACCGGGGGCGCATGTTCATCGGCGCGCAGGAACCTGTCTATCAGGGCATGATCATCGGCGAACACAGCCGCGAGAATGACCTGGAAGTGAACCCGCTGAAAGGCAAGAAGCTGACCAACGTGCGCGCCAGCGGCACCGATGAGGCAGTCCGCCTGACCACGCCGATCACCATGACGCTGGAACAGGCCATCGCCTATATCGACGACGATGAACTGGTCGAAGTGACGCCAAAGGCCATCCGCCTGCGCAAACGCCACCTGGACCCGCACGAACGCAAACGCGCCTCGCGCGCGGCAGGCTAA
- a CDS encoding capsule biosynthesis protein, producing the protein MQAHTQKPLTRLSGENRRFLFLQGPHGPFFARLGRMVRASGGKVWRVGFNAGDAAFWRDRDSFIPFTARPQDWPAECAALLERHQITDIVLYGDTRPIHAQAIAAARARHITVHVFEEGYMRPYWVTYEREGANGNSRLMTLDLPQMRRALERCETDLPDPPARWGDMRQHVFYGALYHFFVMFANRRFRNFRPHRALSVSQEFGLYVKRLWAMPLISLQRRLATRYIRNGGFPYHLALLQLEHDSNFQMHSPFSTMSEFIDLCLKGFAEGAPGHHHLVFKAHPLEDGRVPVHREIRRLAAAYGVADRVHFVRGGKLAALLNHARSAVTVNSTAAQQVLWRGMPLKVFGSAVYGKPEFVSTQPLPEFFAQPARPDARAYRDYRNYLLETSQIPGGFYSVAGRRHLLRQVVDLMLAPDDPYTALETGQAAPRQQLRLVR; encoded by the coding sequence ATGCAGGCACACACCCAAAAACCGCTGACGCGGTTAAGCGGCGAGAACCGACGGTTTTTGTTTCTTCAGGGCCCGCATGGCCCGTTCTTCGCGCGGCTGGGCCGGATGGTGCGCGCCTCGGGCGGGAAGGTCTGGCGCGTGGGCTTCAATGCAGGCGATGCCGCCTTCTGGCGCGACCGCGACAGCTTCATCCCCTTTACCGCCCGGCCCCAGGACTGGCCCGCCGAATGCGCCGCGCTGCTGGAGCGGCACCAGATCACCGATATTGTGCTCTATGGCGACACCCGCCCGATCCATGCACAGGCCATCGCCGCTGCGCGCGCGCGCCACATCACCGTGCATGTGTTCGAGGAAGGCTACATGCGCCCCTATTGGGTGACGTATGAACGCGAAGGCGCCAACGGCAATTCCCGCCTGATGACGCTGGACCTGCCGCAGATGCGCCGCGCGTTGGAGCGGTGCGAGACCGACCTGCCCGACCCGCCCGCGCGCTGGGGCGACATGCGCCAGCATGTGTTCTACGGCGCGCTCTACCATTTCTTCGTGATGTTCGCCAACCGGCGCTTTCGCAACTTTCGCCCGCACCGCGCGCTCAGCGTGTCGCAGGAATTCGGGCTTTATGTCAAACGCCTCTGGGCAATGCCGCTGATCTCGCTCCAGCGGCGGCTGGCGACGCGCTACATCCGCAACGGCGGCTTTCCCTACCATCTGGCGCTGTTGCAACTGGAACATGACAGCAATTTCCAGATGCACAGCCCGTTTTCCACCATGAGTGAATTCATTGACCTTTGCCTGAAGGGCTTTGCCGAGGGCGCGCCCGGCCACCACCACCTGGTATTCAAGGCGCATCCGCTGGAAGATGGCCGCGTGCCCGTGCATCGTGAAATCCGGCGACTGGCCGCCGCTTACGGCGTCGCCGACCGGGTGCATTTCGTGCGGGGCGGAAAGCTGGCCGCACTGCTCAATCACGCGCGCAGCGCCGTCACCGTCAATTCCACCGCAGCGCAGCAGGTCCTCTGGCGCGGCATGCCGCTTAAGGTCTTTGGCAGTGCCGTCTATGGCAAACCGGAATTCGTCTCGACCCAACCCTTGCCCGAATTCTTCGCCCAGCCCGCGCGCCCCGATGCCCGCGCCTACCGCGACTATCGCAACTACCTGCTGGAAACCTCGCAGATCCCGGGCGGCTTTTATTCGGTCGCGGGGCGCAGACACCTGCTGCGCCAGGTGGTCGACCTGATGCTGGCGCCGGATGATCCTTATACCGCGCTGGAAACCGGGCAGGCCGCGCCGCGCCAACAGCTGCGGCTGGTGCGCTGA
- a CDS encoding NADP-dependent isocitrate dehydrogenase, which translates to MTKIKVDNPVVELDGDEMTRIIWDFIKQKLILPYLDIDLKYYDLGIEERDRTDDQITVDAAEAIKKYGVGVKCATITPDEDRVEEFGLKRMYRSPNGTIRNILGGVIFRQPIICQNVPRLVPGWTKPIVVGRHAFGDQYRATDFRFPGKGKLTIKFVGDDGEVIEREVFDAPSAGVTMAMYNLDDSIRDFARASMNYGLMMGWPVYLSTKNTILKAYDGRFKDLFAEVFEAEFADKFKAAGITYEHRLIDDMVACAMKWNGGYVWACKNYDGDVQSDTVAQGFGSLGLMTSVLMTPDGKTVEAEAAHGTVTRHYRQHQAGKATSTNSIASIFAWTGGLKHRATLDDNAQLLRFAETLEKVCVQAVEDGFMTKDLALLVGPDQKWMTTMGYLEKVDEYLNKALVG; encoded by the coding sequence ATGACCAAGATCAAGGTAGACAACCCGGTCGTCGAACTCGACGGCGATGAAATGACCCGCATCATCTGGGATTTCATCAAGCAAAAGCTGATCCTGCCCTATCTGGACATCGACCTGAAATACTACGACCTGGGCATCGAGGAACGCGACCGCACCGACGACCAGATCACCGTGGATGCCGCCGAAGCAATCAAGAAATACGGCGTCGGCGTCAAATGCGCGACCATCACCCCCGATGAAGACCGGGTCGAGGAATTCGGGCTCAAGCGGATGTACCGCTCGCCCAACGGCACGATCCGCAACATCCTGGGCGGCGTGATCTTCCGCCAGCCGATCATCTGCCAGAACGTGCCGCGCCTGGTGCCGGGCTGGACGAAACCCATCGTCGTGGGCCGCCATGCCTTTGGCGACCAATACCGCGCCACCGATTTCCGCTTCCCGGGCAAGGGCAAGCTGACGATCAAATTCGTCGGCGACGATGGCGAAGTGATCGAGCGCGAGGTGTTCGACGCCCCCAGCGCCGGTGTCACCATGGCGATGTACAACCTCGACGATTCGATCCGCGATTTCGCGCGCGCCTCGATGAACTACGGCCTGATGATGGGCTGGCCGGTGTACCTGTCCACCAAGAACACCATCCTCAAAGCCTATGACGGCCGCTTCAAGGACCTGTTCGCCGAAGTGTTCGAGGCTGAATTCGCCGACAAGTTCAAAGCCGCGGGCATCACTTATGAGCACCGCCTGATCGACGACATGGTCGCCTGTGCGATGAAATGGAACGGCGGTTATGTCTGGGCCTGCAAGAACTACGATGGCGACGTGCAGTCCGACACCGTGGCGCAGGGCTTCGGCTCGCTGGGCCTGATGACCTCGGTCCTCATGACCCCCGATGGCAAGACCGTCGAGGCAGAGGCCGCGCACGGCACCGTCACCCGCCACTACCGCCAGCATCAGGCGGGCAAGGCGACCTCGACCAACTCCATTGCGTCGATCTTCGCATGGACCGGCGGGCTGAAGCACCGCGCCACGCTGGACGACAACGCGCAACTGCTGCGCTTTGCCGAAACGCTGGAAAAAGTCTGCGTGCAGGCCGTGGAAGATGGTTTCATGACAAAAGACCTGGCCCTTCTCGTCGGCCCCGATCAAAAATGGATGACCACCATGGGCTATCTGGAAAAGGTGGACGAATACCTTAACAAAGCGCTGGTCGGCTAA
- a CDS encoding cysteine desulfurase family protein gives MTRAYLDWNATAPLRPEARAAMLAAMDVVGNPSSIHAEGRGAKAIMERARAQVAAAIGADGADIVFTGSATEAAGLALAGRGLSGAAVEHDAVAAWITPDLSVDGQGRVTVPDPGRATLQLANSETGIVQDLPQGLAVSDLTQAFGKLPMAFNWLGCDMGLVSAHKLGGPKGVGALILRRGLDVPAQIRGGGQEMGRRAGTENIIGIAGFGAAAQAAAEDLANGVWEEVAEIRNILVSALDAHAPMTIFIGNDGARLPNTICMATPGWKGETQVMQMDLAGFAVSAGSACSSGKLRASPVLAAMGHDAGVAASAIRVSIGPGTTREAALRFADAWGACHRKFRARAA, from the coding sequence ATGACACGCGCCTATCTGGACTGGAACGCAACCGCGCCTTTGCGCCCCGAGGCCCGCGCGGCCATGCTGGCGGCGATGGATGTGGTGGGCAATCCGTCCTCGATCCACGCGGAAGGCCGTGGCGCCAAGGCAATCATGGAACGCGCGCGTGCGCAGGTCGCCGCCGCGATTGGTGCGGACGGCGCGGACATTGTCTTTACCGGCTCGGCGACCGAGGCGGCGGGGCTGGCGCTGGCCGGGCGCGGCCTGTCGGGCGCGGCGGTCGAACATGACGCTGTGGCGGCGTGGATCACCCCGGACCTGAGCGTTGACGGGCAGGGCCGTGTCACCGTGCCCGACCCGGGCCGCGCCACGCTGCAACTGGCCAATTCGGAAACCGGCATCGTGCAAGACCTGCCGCAGGGCCTTGCGGTCAGCGACCTGACCCAGGCCTTCGGCAAGTTGCCCATGGCCTTCAACTGGTTGGGCTGTGACATGGGGCTGGTTTCGGCCCATAAGCTGGGCGGCCCCAAGGGCGTGGGCGCGCTGATCTTGCGCCGGGGGCTGGACGTGCCCGCGCAGATCCGGGGCGGCGGCCAGGAGATGGGGCGCCGTGCGGGAACCGAGAACATCATCGGCATCGCGGGTTTCGGGGCGGCGGCGCAGGCGGCGGCGGAAGATCTGGCCAATGGTGTCTGGGAGGAAGTCGCGGAAATTAGAAATATTCTAGTTTCGGCACTGGACGCCCACGCCCCAATGACTATTTTCATCGGCAATGATGGCGCGCGCCTGCCCAACACGATCTGCATGGCAACACCCGGCTGGAAGGGTGAGACGCAGGTGATGCAGATGGACCTTGCTGGCTTTGCCGTCTCGGCGGGGTCGGCCTGTTCGTCAGGCAAGCTGCGGGCCAGCCCGGTTCTGGCGGCGATGGGCCACGACGCCGGGGTTGCGGCCTCGGCGATCCGGGTGTCCATCGGCCCGGGCACGACACGGGAGGCTGCGCTGCGTTTCGCCGACGCATGGGGCGCCTGCCACCGTAAATTCCGCGCGCGGGCCGCGTAA
- a CDS encoding alpha/beta hydrolase, translating into MPEVIFPGPDGRLEGRYHPQPKRDAPIAVVLHPHPQFGGTMNNKVVYNLHYAFYNMGFSVLRFNFRGVGRSQGEYDQGIGELSDAAAALDYLQTMNQNARHCWVAGFSFGAWIGMQLLMRRPDITGFVSVSPPANMYDFSFLAPCPASGLVINGTADRIAPPRDTEVLVGKLHEQKGITITHTQIEGADHFFKDEEAHMAPMLDHVSEYVKRRLTEATR; encoded by the coding sequence ATGCCCGAAGTGATATTTCCCGGCCCCGATGGCCGACTAGAAGGCCGCTATCATCCCCAACCGAAACGAGACGCGCCGATTGCCGTCGTGCTGCACCCCCACCCGCAATTCGGCGGCACCATGAACAACAAGGTGGTCTACAACCTGCACTACGCCTTTTATAACATGGGCTTTTCGGTGTTGCGCTTCAATTTCCGCGGGGTTGGCCGCAGCCAGGGCGAATACGATCAGGGCATTGGCGAATTGTCAGATGCCGCTGCCGCTCTGGATTACCTGCAAACCATGAACCAGAACGCCCGGCATTGCTGGGTCGCGGGTTTCAGCTTTGGCGCCTGGATCGGGATGCAACTGCTGATGCGCCGCCCCGACATCACGGGGTTCGTGTCGGTCTCACCGCCTGCGAACATGTATGATTTCAGCTTCCTTGCGCCCTGCCCGGCCTCGGGTCTGGTCATCAACGGCACAGCGGACCGCATCGCGCCCCCGCGCGACACCGAGGTTCTGGTCGGCAAACTGCACGAACAGAAGGGAATCACCATCACCCATACGCAGATCGAAGGTGCCGATCACTTCTTCAAGGACGAAGAGGCGCATATGGCCCCGATGCTGGATCATGTGTCCGAATACGTCAAACGCCGCCTGACCGAGGCGACAAGATAA
- a CDS encoding M48 family metalloprotease: protein MMYTSALRRALRLIPAMAVALALAACDVAPAHLASPPPLGARDTASRSGTGFAAVVARMKPVSEQICRERTPQLDCTFIVVVDDRAGQPPNAFHTRDAQGRPLIGFTTAMIREANDEELALIFGHEAAHYLAGHQARMRESATTGALVGGLLASLSGADQATAQRLANIGAGVGARSYSKDFELEADRLGTVIAWRAGFDPLVGAQFFRRSPDPGNQFLGTHPPNPDRLQLIARTVANLEAGLPI from the coding sequence ATGATGTACACCTCCGCCCTGCGACGCGCCCTCCGGCTGATCCCGGCCATGGCCGTGGCGCTCGCCCTCGCGGCCTGCGACGTGGCCCCCGCGCATCTCGCCAGCCCGCCGCCCTTGGGCGCGCGCGACACGGCCAGCCGCAGCGGCACCGGCTTTGCCGCCGTGGTGGCCCGCATGAAACCCGTGTCGGAACAGATTTGCCGCGAACGCACCCCGCAACTGGATTGCACCTTCATCGTGGTCGTAGATGACCGGGCGGGCCAGCCTCCGAACGCCTTTCACACCCGCGACGCGCAGGGCCGCCCGCTGATCGGTTTCACCACAGCCATGATCCGCGAGGCCAATGACGAGGAACTCGCCCTGATCTTCGGGCATGAGGCGGCGCATTACCTGGCGGGCCATCAGGCGCGGATGCGCGAAAGCGCCACCACAGGTGCGCTGGTCGGCGGGCTTCTGGCCAGCCTGTCCGGGGCAGATCAGGCGACGGCGCAGCGGCTGGCCAACATCGGCGCCGGCGTCGGCGCGCGCAGCTATTCCAAGGATTTCGAGCTGGAGGCAGACCGCCTCGGCACCGTCATCGCCTGGCGCGCGGGCTTCGACCCGCTGGTCGGCGCGCAGTTCTTCCGGCGCAGTCCAGACCCCGGCAACCAGTTCCTTGGCACGCACCCGCCCAACCCCGACCGGCTGCAACTGATTGCGCGCACTGTCGCCAACCTGGAAGCGGGCCTGCCGATCTGA
- a CDS encoding pyridoxamine 5'-phosphate oxidase family protein, with protein sequence MSAGSSAPEKAVLCWLATVDADNRPNVSPKEIYAQTGADRLVIADIASARSVRNIRANPAVCVSLIDVFLQRGRKLEGQAEIIAPDHPGFTELAAPLVAMTGGKFPIRHVISLHIARTTPILAPSYRHTPDRSVADLQADAYQTYGVQPIQK encoded by the coding sequence ATGAGCGCAGGTTCCAGCGCGCCAGAAAAGGCGGTTCTATGCTGGCTGGCGACCGTGGACGCCGACAACAGGCCGAACGTGTCACCAAAGGAAATCTATGCGCAAACCGGCGCGGACCGCCTTGTGATCGCTGACATCGCGTCAGCACGCAGCGTCCGCAACATCCGGGCGAATCCGGCTGTCTGCGTCAGTCTGATCGACGTGTTCTTGCAACGCGGCCGCAAACTGGAAGGCCAGGCCGAAATCATCGCGCCCGACCATCCCGGCTTCACAGAACTTGCGGCCCCCCTTGTGGCGATGACCGGTGGCAAATTTCCCATCCGCCATGTCATCAGCCTGCACATTGCGCGCACCACGCCGATCCTGGCGCCAAGCTACCGGCACACCCCCGACCGCAGCGTGGCAGACCTGCAAGCCGACGCCTACCAGACCTACGGCGTGCAGCCGATCCAGAAGTAA